Within Bacillus sp. FJAT-45350, the genomic segment TTCTTTTTACTAGTGTAGATGATGTTCAAGGAAAAGAACTAAAACGCTTTATTAAAACCCATAAGTATTCAGCAATTCTACTACCTCAAGAAGTTATAAAAGTAGAAGAAATTCCATTGCTAGGTAGTGGGAAAACAGATTATGTTTCGCTTGAAAAAATGGCAAAAGAACAGTTTCAGTCGTAAAATTATTTCTAGTTAAAAATAACAAAGAAGCTGAGATAAATATCTCAGCTTCTTTGTTATTTTTTTATTATATCAAATGGACACACATTAATTCATGTTCTCATATAATTAAAATAGGAGGAAATTCCTAATTGGAAGACTCGACACACAGATTGTCTACTCAAACATTCAAGAAAGGAGACTACAATGGAAAACCTACCCTTTAAAGCTATTTTCACTATATTCGGGACGGGCTTTTCATATTCCTTTGGTGGTTTAGGTTTAGCAGTTTCTATTCTGATTATCATGATGGCCTTAGACTTCATTTCTGGGTTATTAGTCGCTATAGTAGAGAAAAACATACGTAGTTCAGACGGACTCAAAGGGGTTATCAAAAAAATATATGTATTAATTTTAATCGGTGCTGTGTACTTATTAGAAAAAGCTGTTTTCGGTACTGGACATGTAGGAGAC encodes:
- a CDS encoding phage holin family protein, with translation MENLPFKAIFTIFGTGFSYSFGGLGLAVSILIIMMALDFISGLLVAIVEKNIRSSDGLKGVIKKIYVLILIGAVYLLEKAVFGTGHVGDGIAIAYITIEFISIVENGGKLGVPIPHRISAILAQLKGRNFEDDEKKKKGNKK